A genomic stretch from Mya arenaria isolate MELC-2E11 chromosome 10, ASM2691426v1 includes:
- the LOC128205884 gene encoding sterile alpha motif domain-containing protein 9-like isoform X2, whose protein sequence is MSGDMLSDASGSNRYYKAFQLNVDIGNEVLREVLNNELKASGHSLVEYMSLPNSQRIITDRQRRRVLHMHQVAQLNSPSLTLNEMDFTLLTFIILNMFTIPANDQQSVEKMRSKRNELVHIPSCELPDSTLFDESRRWIERLCSNTGDTFKEKVASTIQALENRHFVSRVCHSSKMKLIMEEKWFDLLKSEHNDDDEILRMKFGLAFSVNDIGRFLDVSVLAQELQKLEIINERDRLRIEMEDNFEEQASVLALIMMGENKEQMLKFCKCLRKMNPLVGKLVEYFSENPQLERQLHTIETEAIKLILGRDLVHSTEHDVSCAEIHRHIEDERKCFTSFKKIMKCLRNVFKEANYDANSCRVCNITWKNKSPSTRCELLRDREEESIQNMPSEKFKEYLGRQMLNITENVELINAVCEIVRSESISSGVFADFSDSDLEDTFKKDLEKAGHKYGRGIHIGLKKVRESIKQRTKASNSVPVDTFREFGKNDGDCSYKKGTVRCTADDLLTPAHCFVNPNKGVNFEAEFVVNLIKFALAYMNARQNGTIHFGIKPSENNEGLVVGVPKLNIAKVYTYIAQSLKHTLQRHEVRLVEVCLGPIHMIPVGDELFVCEVDIEPSSSFLREAVMNANFPPWGLQHKKCFIFVKRNASSLIEVVDQNKLGNIQNEFSNVFEKRKYEEMARVSKENDKQYRLRELVKYLTAGSKYVTDEQVPHIVSGPYSDCAELEDMPRSLTIMESAFVSSDIVFDFDSSTDLREVIEKDNRYFDITLAEEVKSQSTKDNSAHDTPGPLWLYCNGNVARNASKMGIKDWFTSRYETVNALIEQSHQRHRKRTLILIFVYQPLSSNDPLFHTALDCCKRYVDETKVISDSEENISQLKNNLSQVFQKTDVDKLFFFGYPWQEIATAISPIFKHNPECICKMPLASGSFAILTQKEKYQLGIRDIELVSGDECSQSLEEMDDDMRKETEKRETEKFYRGNEVSWWNFEFQTHVCERDVFQSYVNDVVTKINEGCKRLEIVEIKHQPGAGGTTLGRHLIWHLSQFHRSDSASAYRCCIVRNVTEKETADQISKFREYKEVDHEKTKTVIVFVDNESEEALKTLKDDLDSLAYRVGSKSGRLVCLLIVVTRVHISKHNIDRYTVLKQFLSQREKAWFQHRMQDLEQNANHEDIQSLIAFNVMKENFSDTYIQSTTKGIMEGLRPNEEKLLQHLSLINTFDTDAMVPKLVFDELLGSFASSTKKYSTRELKESQKPVGLADFCMQKSNKRQTWKDTESLRLLIRHRNNAHDKCIAIVSPLLANSILFQLMGKCQLSIENVVDQLLDYVHDQRNEDTNSSDSFTEIVCNLFNKREKTVTENGEEKRNFFSNLVLELDSPSGGETEKECHQKTNRLMKKCFDVSGDPYVEQQRARHCIHVHDFEEAKEAIQASIERLDKVPILYDTYGQVYKGELEFVLKNTDAAAVNVNHVINLATNAIKMFRKAQDLDQEGQNSSFSMEVLTALYMLEQISKLPCIKENRNMFLRFLNGQNTDLFDFILPQIEGYRKGNHIQCHVEESLLFLEYESTMKKGRFSEIRNKKETADNLRRLKDKFSCIYTEQVRVHGSITAYTYNSIKDAYHNKKTHLALKSVAEEVRDKVRRNYLSHPRINLLEHERELMSFVGFYIIKLSLARRNEEREDVMPDEEFKKLLSTTEVLVQLQRDKLHTERKWKPYIEPFMYIGLLHWPLPKRLDIHEEEICEPEKYIQILNEWRDVYGQRLERGKRLDQHRRGRSTTFFALANGPPGMDIVDQDMIKGVWRNEQIKEGRYRKEVKEDDIWNDPTYIRLKGVVDGTGNNIHNEVKHFSRKANEMLIWHFDIPTCNNCHIFRNRKVSFVLGFSWRGPVAYDVAEVQSCELLPESSTGRERETKNEVQTPTALKGRGQAPVRGFNETGGRGKSRSNVTLKTQGDGQKTASVSQNPNRQDVETGQFADGTDKKHVFEAGTISSCNSSQYVSETPSEVLAQQSDPNSPNVKTGQFADGTDEENVIAAASIETCYASQPVSETQPKVQAEQSGVSDSKKLTKRQKKNLKKKGK, encoded by the exons ATGTCTGGGGATATGTTAAGCGATGCGAGTGGCTCGAATAGGTACTATAAGGCCTTTCAGCTAAATGTAGACATAGGAAACGAGGTATTGCGTGAGGTTTTGAATAATGAGCTTAAGGCTTCAGGACACAGTCTCGTTGAATACATGTCACTTCCGAACTCTCAGCGTATCATTACAGATCGGCAAAGAAGACGGGTCTTGCATATGCACCAGGTTGCACAACTAAATTCTCCAAGCCTTACATTGAATGAGATGGATTTTACCCTTTTaacattcattattttgaacatgtttaccaTTCCGGCAAACGATCAACAAAGTGTAGAGAAAATGAGATCAAAACGAAATGAACTTGTCCATATTCCTAGTTGTGAGTTGCCAGATTCAACATTGTTCGATGAATCGAGGAGATGGATTGAACGGCTATGTAGTAATACGGGtgatacatttaaagaaaaagtagCGTCTACAATTCAAGCATTGGAGAATCGTCATTTTGTGTCAAGGGTGTGCCATTCAAGCAAAATGAAATTGATCATGGAGGAGAAGTGGTTTGACCTCCTCAAATCAGAACACAACGACGACG ATGAAATTTTACGAATGAAGTTTGGCTTAGCATTCAGTGTAAACGACATTGGGCGATTTCTTGACGTATCAGTTCTTGCACAAGAGCTTCAGAAACTTGAAATTATCAATGAACGTGACAGATTGCGTATAGAAATGGAAGACAATTTTGAAGAGCAGGCATCAGTGCTGGCCTTGATTATGATGGGAGAAAACAAAGAACAGATGTTAAAGTTCTGCAAATGCCTACGCAAAATGAATCCACTGGTTGGGAAATTAGTCGAATATTTCTCTGAAAATCCACAACTAG AGAGACAATTACATACTATCGAAACGGAGGCCATCAAACTTATTCTTGGAAGAGATCTAGTTCACTCCACAGAACATGATGTATCATGCGCGGAGATCCATCGGCACATTGAAGATGAACGAAAATGCTTTACGTCATTCAAAAAGATCATGAAATGTTTGCGGAATGTGTTCAAAGAAGCAAATTATGATGCAAATTCTTGCAG AGTGTGTAACATTACATGGAAAAATAAATCACCATCGACAAGGTGCGAGTTGTTGCGTGATAGAG AGGAAGAATCGATCCAAAATATGCCGAGTGAAAAGTTTAAAGAATATCTTGGGAGGCAGATGTTGAACATCACAGAAAACGTGGAATTGATAAATGCTGTGTGTGAGATTGTGAGGTCTGAAAGCATATCTTCAGGAGTTTTTGCTGACTTCTCCGACAGTGACTTAGAAGATACTTTTAAGAAAGATTTGGAAAAGGCTGGTCACAAGTATGGAAGAGGAATTCATATCGGATTGAAGAAAGTTAGAGAAAGTATAAAACAACGGACTAAAGCCTCCAATAGTGTACCTGTAGACACTTTCCGGGAGTTTGGAAAGAATGACGGTGACTGTTCATACAAGAAAGGCACGGTCAGATGCACGGCAGACGACCTGTTGACTCCggcacattgttttgttaacccGAACAAAGGAGTGAATTTTGAAGCCGAATTTGTAGTAAACCTCATAAAATTTGCATTGGCTTATATGAACGCAAGGCAAAATGGAACAATTCACTTTGGAATAAAACCTTCCGAAAATAATGAGGGTCTTGTAGTCGGTGTTCCCAAACTGAACATAGCGAAAGTCTACACTTACATCGCTCAGAGTTTGAAGCACACTCTTCAGCGACATGAAGTAAGACTTGTTGAAGTATGCCTGGGACCTATTCATATGATACCTGTGGGTGATGAGCTTTTTGTTTGTGAAGTGGACATTGAACCCTCATCATCTTTCCTTCGCGAAGCTGTCATGAATGCTAATTTTCCACCATGGGGTCTCCAGCATaagaaatgctttatttttgtGAAACGAAATGCTAGTTCATTGATTGAAGTTGTTGACCAAAACAAACTtggaaatattcaaaatgaattttcaaatgtatttgaaaaacgAAAATATGAGGAAATGGCAAGGGTTTCTAAGGAAAACGACAAGCAGTATCGACTTCGAGAACTCGTCAAATACCTGACGGCGGGGAGTAAGTACGTAACTGATGAACAGGTGCCTCATATTGTTTCAGGGCCATACTCAGATTGTGCAGAACTTGAAGATATGCCACGAAGCCTGACAATAATGGAATCTGCATTTGTTTCATCTGATATTGTTTTCGATTTTGACTCTTCAACCGATCTAAGGGAAGTTATTGAGAAGGACAATAGGTACTTTGACATCACACTTGCCGAGGAAGTTAAAAGTCAGTCTACAAAGGATAATTCCGCGCATGACACGCCCGGGCCTTTGTGGTTATACTGCAATGGCAATGTAGCCCGAAATGCTTCCAAAATGGGAATAAAGGACTGGTTCACGTCGCGATATGAAACGGTTAATGCGCTTATTGAGCAATCTCATCAGAGACACAGAAAGCGGACgctcattttgatatttgtgtatCAGCCTTTGTCATCCAACGATCCATTGTTTCACACTGCTTTAGACTGTTGCAAACGATATGTAGATGAAACAAAGGTGATTTCAGATAGCGAAGAAAATATAAGTCAGTTAAAGAACAATTTGTCGCAAGTATTTCAAAAAACAGATGTGGACAAACTCTTCTTCTTCGGATATCCCTGGCAAGAAATAGCAACCGCTATATCGCCtatctttaaacataatccAGAATGCATTTGTAAAATGCCACTTGCAAGTGGCTCCTTTgccattttgacacaaaaagaaaaataccaACTTGGTATAAGAGACATTGAGCTCGTTAGCGGAGACGAATGCAGTCAATCACTTGAAGAGATGGACGATGACATGAGAAAGGAAACAGAAAAGAGGGAGACAGAGAAATTCTACCGAGGAAATGAAGTTTCATGGTGGAATTTTGAATTTCAAACCCATGTATGTGAAAGAGACGTATTTCAGAGTTATGTAAATGACGTAGTGACAAAAATAAACGAAGGATGTAAAAGGCTTGAAATAGTAGAAATCAAACACCAGCCAGGGGCTGGTGGTACAACGTTAGGTAGGCATCTCATTTGGCATTTGAGTCAGTTTCATAGATCAGACTCGGCGAGTGCCTACAGATGTTGTATAGTCCGAAATGTTACTGAGAAGGAAACGGCGGACCAGATCTCAAAGTTCAGAGAATATAAAGAAGTGGAccatgaaaaaacaaaaacagtcatTGTATTTGTTGACAACGAGAGTGAAGAGGCACTTAAAACGTTGAAGGACGATTTAGACTCGCTTGCTTATCGTGTTGGATCGAAATCAGGCCGTCTTGTGTGCTTGCTGATAGTTGTAACAAGAGTTCATATTTCGAAACATAATATCGACAGATATACTGTTTTGAAACAATTTCTTTCTCAACGTGAGAAAGCGTGGTTTCAACATCGGATGCAAGATTTAGAACAAAATGCAAATCACGAAGATATACAGTCACTGATTGCTTTCAATGTGATGAAAGAAAATTTTTCAGATACATATATTCAAAGTACAACAAAGGGAATCATGGAAGGACTGCGACCAAATGAAGAAAAACTACTTCAGCATCTCTCGCTGATCAATACCTTTGACACTGATGCCATGGTCCCAAAATTGGTATTTGATGAACTCCTGGGGTCATTTGCTTCCAGTACTAAAAAATACAGTACTAGAGAGTTGAAAGAATCCCAAAAACCCGTGGGTCTTGCTGACTTTTGCATGCAGAAGTCCAACAAACGCCAGACATGGAAAGACACAGAATCTCTGAGACTGCTCATTAGGCATAGAAACAATGCACATGACAAATGTATTGCCATTGTTTCACCCCTTTTAGCAAATTCAATACTTTTCCAACTGATGGGAAAATGCCAGCTGTCGATTGAAAATGTTGTTGATCAACTTCTTGACTATGTACATGATCAGAGAAATGAGGATACAAATTCAAGTGATTCATTTACTGAAATTGTTTGCAATCTGTTCAACAAAAGGGAGAAAACTGTGACAGAAAACGGAGAGGAGAAACggaatttcttttcaaatttagtTTTGGAATTAGATTCACCATCAGGAGGTGAAACAGAAAAGGAATGTCATCAAAAAACTAATCgtttgatgaaaaaatgttttgatgtaTCAGGTGACCCATATGTCGAACAGCAAAGGGCTCGCCATTGCATTCACGTTCATGATTTTGAAGAAGCAAAAGAAGCAATACAGGCATCCATCGAACGTTTAGACAAGGTTCCTATTCTTTATGATACGTATGGACAGGTGTATAAAGGCGAACTCGAATTTGTTCTAAAAAATACAGATGCAGCAGCTGTTAACGTTAACCATGTGATCAATTTGGCAACAAACGCCATTAAGATGTTCCGCAAAGCTCAAGACTTAGACCAAGAAGGACAGAATTCATCATTTTCAATGGAAGTTTTGACAGCCTTGTATATGTTGGAACAGATCTCCAAACTACCATGCATCAAAGAAAACCGAAACATGTTTCTTCGATTCTTAAATGGACAGAACACCGATTTGTTTGACTTCATTTTGCCACAGATCGAAGGATATAGGAAGGGAAATCATATCCAGTGTCATGTAGAAGAGTCTTTGTTGTTTCTAGAGTATGAAAGCACCATGAAGAAAGGACGCTTCAGTGAAATCCGTAATAAAAAGGAAACCGCAGATAATCTCAGAAGGCTGAAAGATAAATTTTCTTGCATTTATACGGAACAAGTTCGCGTTCATGGAAGCATCACCGCTTACacatataattcaataaaagatgcatatcataacaaaaaaacGCATCTTGCTTTGAAATCTGTTGCAGAGGAGGTGCGTGATAAGGTGAGGAGAAACTATCTTTCACATCCGAGAATCAATCTGTTGGAGCATGAAAGGGAATTAATGAGTTTCGTTGGATTTTACATTATCAAATTGTCCCTTGCAAGGCGAAATGAGGAAAGGGAAGATGTCATGCCAGATGAAGAATTTAAAAAACTTCTTTCAACAACTGAAGTGTTGGTTCAGCTTCAAAGGGATAAACTGCATACTGAACGTAAGTGGAAACCCTATATTGAGCCTTTTATGTATATCGGACTGCTTCATTGGCCTTTACCGAAAAGACTAGATATACATGAAGAAGAAATCTGTGaacctgaaaaatatatacagattTTAAATGAATGGAGAGATGTGTACGGTCAAAGATTAGAAAGGGGAAAGAGGCTAGACCAACACCGTAGGGGCAGATCAACAACATTCTTTGCGCTTGCGAATGGTCCTCCGGGCATGGACATAGTTGATCAGGACATGATAAAAGGGGTGTGgagaaatgaacaaataaaggaGGGGAGATATAGAAAAGAAGTTAAAGAAGATGATATTTGGAACGATCCCACCTACATACGTCTTAAAGGAGTAGTTGATGGGACTGGCAATAACATCCACAACGAG GTAAAACACTTCAGCAGAAAGGCAAACGAAATGCTGATTTGGCACTTCGACATTCCGACATGCAACAATTGCCACATTTTTCGTAATAGGAAGGTGTCATTCGTTTTAGGATTTTCCTGGAGAGGACCTGTGGCATATGATGTTGCAG AAGTTCAATCTTGTGAACTGTTGCCAGAAAGCTCTACTGGTCGAGAAAGAGAGACAAAAAACGAag TACAAACCCCTACTGCTCTCAAAGGTCGAGGACAAGCTCCTGTACGAGGATTTAATGAAACAG GAGGACGTGGGAAATCTCGCTCGAACGTGACCCTAAAAACCCAAGGAGATGGTCAGAAGACGGCGTCTGTTAGCCAAA ATCCCAACCGACAAGATGTGGAAACAGGTCAGTTTGCAGACGGAACAGATAAGAAGCACGTCTTTGAAGCTGGAACTATTTCATCTTGTAACTCATCACAATATGTTTCGGAGACCCCATCGGAAGTACTAGCACAACAATCCg ATCCAAACAGCCCAAATGTGAAGACGGGTCAGTTTGCAGACGGAACAGATGAGGAAAACGTCATTGCAGCTGCATCTATAGAAACTTGTTACGCATCACAACCCGTTTCCGAAACCCAACCGAAAGTTCAAGCAGAGCAATCGG GTGTTTCGGACTCGAAGAAGCTTACCAAGAGACAAAAAAAGAACTTGAAAAAGAAAGGAAAGTAG